From the Helicoverpa armigera isolate CAAS_96S chromosome 16, ASM3070526v1, whole genome shotgun sequence genome, one window contains:
- the LOC135117957 gene encoding uncharacterized protein LOC135117957 produces MRVAAGWCGILLMTVTMLSLALHLQNLEGNPGVLPVKQGHAYFQTDQWTIVKIISLDQIYTDLNYISTNYQALCNLIDWNASYSQEIMTIKMHTDSIRDLTVEKYQQLIPSKRSKRGLINPLGSIIKIVTGNLDHDDALKYDNLISKLNQGQITISKRLTLVSKMFDSFINATETIEQNTINFHNRLTKIETLIKDLTAQQNSWIFLTYLTGLFNVFMSNFRTIFIRLSEIETALALSRVSILHQSIVNSSELLYHLKLISEYESLIYPPAEANLLKIEEIICVKSFIKSNQITFIMEIPLTDNVTYNYYKIYSLPIFHDTENKTLAIFPKYPYLLAKENRYSPIAIPCRPFSAGARFLCTADNRIPFYELTCVEQLMNFENDLTLCKQHPIEIEQVRVQQVANNNWILYSEEKTTLTERCKDETSRQLVFGTYLMTIEEPCEVEIHGIHINHRIFIESDVVKRVPIIALPQLRTNAQLSSTRALDMKGINLDEVKYMAYSLKHSEVIESVFDKRDSSFSASLVYVTLGLVILSIFVFSVYVVRLKLLKYTCFKKNYRNQSKIDSPDNFPLKVGGAMVTTQPSALD; encoded by the exons ATGAGAGTAGCAGCTGGCTG GTGCGGCATATTATTGATGACAGTCACGATGCTGTCGCTGGCCCTTCATCTGCAAAATCTTGAAGGTAATCCAGGAGTTTTACCGGTGAAACAAGGTCATGCATATTTCCAAACTGATCAGTGGACTATTGTAAAGATCATCAGCCTAGATCAAATTTATACTGACCTTAACTACATCTCTACCAACTATCAAgcgctttgtaatttaattgattggaaTGCATCATACTCACAAGaaattatgactattaaaaTGCATACAGATTCCATACGTGATTTAACTGTAGAAAAATACCAACAGCTTATACCATCCAAACGATCTAAACGAGGACTCATTAATCCACTGGGCtctattataaaaattgttaccGGTAATTTGGATCATGATGATgcgttgaagtatgataatctcatttctaaattgaatcaaggtcaaatcactatatctaaaaggttaacattggtctctaaaatgtttgacagttttattaatgccactgaaactattgaacagaatacaattaacttccataacaggttaactaaaattgaaacattaattaaagatttaactgCTCAGCAAAATAGTTGGATTTTTCTGACGTACTTAACTGGGTTGTTCAATGTTTTCATGAGTAACTTTCgtactatatttattagattaagtGAAATCGAAACTGCACTTGCATTAAGCAGAGTCTCTATTTTACATCAATCAATTGTTAATTCTTCAGAACTTTTATAtcatcttaaattaatatccgAATATGAAAGCTTAATATATCCTCCCGCCGAAGCGAACTTGTTAAAAATAGAAGAGATTATAtgtgttaaatcatttattaaaagtaatcaaataacgtttataatggagataccacttaccgataatgttacttataactattataagaTTTACTCCCTACCAATTTTCCATGACACCGAAAATAAGACCCTAGCTATTTTCCCCAAATACCCTTACCTATTGGCGAAAGAAAATAGATACTCACCAATCGCAATACCGTGTAGACCATTCTCTGCCGGTGCTCGCTTCCTCTGCACTGCAGACAACAGGATCCCCTTCTATGAACTTACCTGTGTCGAACAGCTTATGAATTTCGAAAACGACCTTACCCTTTGCAAACAACATCCAATAGAAATCGAACAGGTCAGAGTCCAACAAGTCGCTAACAACAACTGGATCCTGTATAGTGAAGAGAAGACCACACTAACAGAACGATGCAAGGATGAGACCAGTAGACAATTGGtatttggtacttacctgatgaCCATCGAAGAACCCTGTGAGGTGGAGATTCATGGCATACACATTAATCATCGTATCTTCATAGAGTCCGATGTGGTGAAAAGAGTACCAATCATCGCCTTACCTCAGTTACGCACTAACGCACAGCTATCCAGTACACGTGCACTTGATATGAAGGGCATAAATCTAGACGAAGTGAAATATATGGCGTATTCGTTAAAACATAGTGAAGTGATCGaaagtgtttttgataaaaggGACAGTAGCTTCAGTGCGTCCTTGGTGTACGTGACCttaggtttagttattttaagtatttttgtattttccgttTATGTTGTTCGGCTCAAATTGCTGAAATACACgtgtttcaagaaaaattatCGGAACCAATCTAAAATCGATTCTCCCGATAATTTTCCTCTTAAGGTCGGAGGagctatggtgaccacccagccttcggccctagattaa